One part of the Raphanus sativus cultivar WK10039 chromosome 7, ASM80110v3, whole genome shotgun sequence genome encodes these proteins:
- the LOC108817180 gene encoding alpha,alpha-trehalose-phosphate synthase [UDP-forming] 6 has product MVSRSYSNLLELASGDSPTFGRMNRQIPRIMAVAGIMSNIDNDSKQNPPSDLSPKDRIIIVANELPIRAQRKLETSTSTTSNCHCSKTWSFTLDENSLLLQLKDGLGNQEAIEVIYVGCLKEEIHPNEQEEVYQLLLENFKCVPTFLPLDLYTRYYHGFCKQQLWPLFHYMLPLSPDLGGRFDRSLWQAYVSVNKIFADRIMEVINPEDDFVWIHDYHLMVLPTFLRKRFNRVKLGFFLHSPFPSSEIYKTLPIREELLRALLNSDLIGFHTFDYARHFLSCCSRMLGLTYESKRGYIGLEYYGRTVSIKILPVGIHMGQLRSVLSLPETEKKVEELIEEYSQKGRTMLLGVDDMDIFKGISLKLLAMEQLLTQHPEWQGKVVLVQIANPARGKGKDVKEMKAETYSTVKRINKAFGRPGYDPIVLIDAPLRFYERVAYYVVAECCLVTAVRDGMNLIPYEYIVSRQGNEKLDKILKLEDHHHKSMLVVSEFIGCSPSLSGAIRVNPWNVDAVADAMDSALEVAEPEKQLRHEKHYKYVSTHDVGYWARSFLQDLERSCGEHGRRRCWGIGFGLSFRVVALDQSFRKLSMEHIVSAYKRTKTRAILLDYDDTLMPEGSIDKRPSTKSIEILNTLCRDKSNLVFIVSAKSRETLSDWFSPCEKLGIAAEHGYSLRLKKAVEWENCVAAADCSWKQIAEPVMELYTETTDGSTIEDKETALVWSYEDADPDFGSCQAKELLDHLESVLANEPVTVKRGQNYVEVKPQGVSKGLIARRMLSMMQEKGTPPEFVLCIGDDRSDEDMFEVICSSTEGPWIAPRAEVFACTVGQKPSKAKYYLDDITEIVRLMHGLASVSEQTMSV; this is encoded by the exons CATCATCGTAGCCAACGAGTTACCAATACGAGCCCAAAGAAAGCTAGAGACTAGTACTAGCACAACAAGCAATTGTCACTGCAGCAAGACTTGGAGCTTCACTTTAGACGAGAACTCTCTCCTCCTCCAGTTAAAAGACGGGCTAGGAAACCAAGAAGCCATCGAAGTCATCTACGTAGGTTGCCTAAAAGAAGAGATCCACCCCAACGAGCAAGAAGAAGTCTACCAGCTCCTCCTAGAAAACTTCAAGTGCGTCCCAACGTTCTTACCTCTTGATCTCTACACCAGATACTACCACGGTTTCTGCAAGCAGCAGCTCTGGCCTCTCTTTCATTACATGTTACCCCTCTCTCCTGACCTCGGAGGCAGGTTTGACCGCTCTCTCTGGCAAGCCTACGTCTCCGTCAACAAGATCTTCGCTGATAGGATCATGGAGGTGATCAACCCTGAGGACGACTTCGTCTGGATACATGATTACCATCTCATGGTGCTGCCTACCTTCTTGAGGAAGAGGTTTAACCGCGTCAAGCTCGGTTTCTTCCTCCACAGTCCCTTTCCTTCTTCGGAGATTTACAAGACTCTCCCTATCAGAGAGGAGCTGCTTAGAGCGTTGCTTAACTCTGACTTGATAGGGTTCCACACTTTTGATTACGCGAGGCACTTCTTGTCTTGCTGTAGTAGAATGCTTGGTCTTACTTATGAGTCAAAGAGAGGGTACATTGGTCTTGAGTATTACGGTAGAACCGTGAGCATCAAGATACTACCTGTTGGTATCCACATGGGTCAGCTTCGGTCTGTTCTCAGCTTACCTGAGACTGAAAAGAAAGTTGAGGAGCTTATTGAGGAGTATAGTCAGAAGGGGAGGACGATGCTTCTCGGTGTTGATGACATGGACATCTTCAAAGGGATATCTCTAAAGCTCTTAGCTATGGAGCAGCTTCTTACGCAACATCCTGAGTGGCAAGGGAAGGTTGTGCTTGTGCAGATAGCTAATCCAGCGAGAGGGAAAGGGAAAGATGTGAAAGAGATGAAAGCCGAGACGTATTCGACTGTTAAGAGGATCAACAAGGCGTTTGGGAGACCTGGATATGATCCTATTGTGCTGATAGATGCGCCGTTGAGGTTCTACGAGAGGGTTGCTTATTATGTAGTGGCTGAGTGTTGTTTGGTGACAGCTGTTAGGGATGGGATGAATCTTATACCTTATGAGTATATAGTCTCACGTCAAGGGAATGAGAAGCTTGACAAGATTCTGAAGCTGGAGGATCATCATCACAAGAGCATGCTGGTGGTTTCTGAGTTCATCGGTTGCTCTCCGTCGTTAAGCGGAGCGATTCGTGTGAATCCGTGGAATGTTGATGCGGTGGCCGATGCGATGGACAGTGCACTTGAAGTGGCTGAGCCGGAGAAGCAGCTGAGGCATGAGAAGCATTACAAGTATGTGAGCACGCATGATGTTGGCTATTGGGCTCGTAGCTTTCTGCAAGATCTTGAGAGGAGTTGCGGTGAGCATGGGAGGAGGAGGTGCTGGGGGATTGGGTTTGGTCTTAGTTTCAGGGTTGTGGCGTTAGACCAGAGCTTCAGGAAGCTGTCGATGGAGCATATAGTGTCGGCTTATAAGAGGACAAAGACCAGAGCTATTCTTTTGGACTATGATGATACTTTGATGCCAGAGGGGTCTATTGATAAAAGACCTTCGACTAAGTCGATTGAGATATTGAACACGTTGTGTAGGGACAAGAGCAATCTTGTGTTCATTGTTAGCGCTAAAAGCCGGGAGACACTGTCTGACTGGTTTAGTCCTTGTGAGAAGCTTGGGATAGCTGCTGAACATGGCTACTCTCTGAG GCTGAAGAAGGCTGTAGAATGGGAGAACTGTGTGGCAGCAGCAGATTGTTCTTGGAAACAAATTGCAGAGCCTGTGATGGAGCTTTACACCGAGACAACAGATGGATCAACGATAGAAGACAAGGAGACGGCTCTGGTGTGGAGCTATGAGGATGCTGACCCTGATTTCGGCTCATGTCAAGCTAAAGAGCTTCTAGACCATCTTGAAAGTGTCCTTGCCAATGAACCTGTAACAGTCAAGAGAGGACAGAACTATGTTGAGGTCAAGCCCCAG GGGGTGAGCAAAGGACTTATAGCGAGAAGGATGCTTTCGATGATGCAAGAAAAAGGAACACCTCCTGAGTTTGTTCTGTGTATTGGAGATGATCGGTCTGATGAAGACATGTTTGAAGTGATATGCAGTTCCACTGAAGGCCCTTGGATTGCCCCTAGAGCTGAAGTCTTCGCCTGTACCGTTGGTCAGAAGCCTAGCAAGGCTAAGTATTACCTGGATGACATTACTGAGATTGTCAGGTTAATGCATGGTTTGGCTTCTGTTTCAGAACAGACCATgtctgtttaa